A DNA window from Guyparkeria halophila contains the following coding sequences:
- a CDS encoding EAL domain-containing protein, with protein MTSRDHQPATAGRRSFSPLVLALSYVVYAGLWILTSDWLLGLFVPAEQLARAGVVKGLSFVAVTGLILYLLLRWLTPDTATTDTRADTQGNTQAASTSRRGPLTVFVANLLVVASITIGTYLYQAPAAIESAQGRMADVAALRADFIDAWLDERASDASVIQSSDSLRQAAQALVSPETASHETNSARQRVIDQFDALRQAYDYEGVALLDASGTIPLVNRGVTRWPDDLMMGIRAAADGGVIELPPDLYTDRHAHIDWLVPITRGDDILAHVLLRANVPSMPAGARHAHAATHLAYPVGDTVLYLDDMDRMSAEEPWPSLPWSRSAVEPDDFTPAAQPRSLEGSGLDGAAIVGAIHPLPGRQWAIVTTQQRSAVLAPLHQALWLLAVVAFFLLAIIAVVLTLLWRRTRESDALRWAARTAEQDRLLRVFYDMPFFGMAISSPADRRITDANTRLADMLGHPGGSLVGKSWDDLLGDARYDEERQATIDLIEGRVDHCTQEYAVNRPDGTTAHLRFDTRLTRSEDGQAERLVSIAEDVTREREAYRALEHQKDLYDLLSQTNQAITRCRTADELFETACRVAVEHGHLAFAWIGLIDAETGAVNPVARFGDEVGYVDNIEVSVHAHEPAGQGPVGRAIRANELVVVNHFQTSLATGVWHEQAIEAGVDAVAAFPITRDGKVIGAMALYASVNDFFDAAICNTVGELATDISFALDYFDRLEDLERAKEAVAASPAVLFRWLPEDGWPAAYVSDNIKRWGYTTAQWLEREIRFADIVHPDDLRSMNAEIDEYLTNGHQQYRQEYRLRMGDGDYRWFEDLTLVRRDTDGTILWFDGVVTDIHDRHEIEQHERLMAKVIENTREGVLITDRDQVIIEVNPAFTELTGFAAEDVIGKSPDLLASGQHDPSFYRDMWETLERDGHWQGEIWNRRKNGETFPEILSISTVTDREGNISHYVGLFVDISRQKENESKLDFLAHHDPLTGLPNRLLMMARLEQLIDVARREDGEIAVLMIDLDRFKDVNDSLGHAVGDQLLVKVSDRLRDRFDQADTIARLGGDEFAMAITGIDNTAAVGELADTVINALGEPWELAKGQQVRVLASVGISLYPHNAASPLGLVQQADTALYRAKDEGRGTFRFFSDEMTDAARDRVALELQLRQAIDNDELRLVFQPQTRLGDNGLHGAEVLVRWQHPVDGLISPDRFIPVAETTGLIWPLGEWVLREACRQGKTWLDAGHEFGRLAVNLSPHQLRHGEIDRLVERVLGETGFPAERLELELTESAIVRRESEARDLLNRLRAMGVHVALDDFGTGYSSLGQLREFAIDVLKIDKRFIDLIEEPSDRGQIARVIIDLGHTLGLKVLAEGVERGSQLEFLRQYHCDIYQGYLESQPLSEDQFAQRYLHHG; from the coding sequence ATGACGTCGCGAGATCATCAGCCTGCCACTGCCGGACGCCGCTCGTTCTCGCCGCTGGTGCTGGCCCTCTCGTACGTCGTCTACGCCGGCCTGTGGATCCTGACCTCCGACTGGCTGCTCGGCCTGTTCGTGCCCGCCGAGCAGCTCGCCCGCGCCGGCGTGGTCAAGGGGCTGTCCTTCGTCGCCGTTACCGGGCTGATTCTGTACCTGTTGCTGCGGTGGCTGACGCCGGACACCGCCACGACCGATACCCGGGCCGACACCCAGGGCAATACCCAGGCCGCCTCGACGTCACGACGCGGGCCACTGACCGTCTTTGTCGCCAACCTGCTGGTCGTCGCCAGCATCACCATCGGCACCTATCTTTACCAGGCCCCCGCCGCCATTGAATCGGCGCAGGGACGCATGGCGGATGTCGCCGCACTGCGCGCCGATTTCATTGACGCCTGGCTGGATGAACGGGCCAGCGATGCGTCGGTCATCCAGTCGTCCGACTCCCTGCGCCAGGCGGCTCAAGCACTGGTGAGCCCGGAGACAGCCTCCCACGAGACCAACTCGGCCCGCCAGCGGGTCATCGACCAGTTCGATGCGCTGCGCCAGGCCTACGACTACGAAGGGGTGGCCCTGCTCGACGCAAGCGGAACGATCCCCCTGGTCAACCGCGGCGTGACCCGCTGGCCGGACGACCTGATGATGGGCATCCGCGCCGCGGCCGATGGCGGCGTGATCGAATTGCCCCCGGATCTGTACACCGATCGTCATGCCCATATCGACTGGCTGGTGCCGATCACCCGGGGCGACGACATCCTTGCCCATGTCCTGTTGCGGGCCAATGTGCCGTCGATGCCGGCCGGCGCGAGGCATGCCCACGCGGCGACGCACCTGGCCTACCCGGTGGGCGACACCGTTCTCTACCTCGACGACATGGACCGGATGTCCGCCGAGGAGCCCTGGCCAAGCCTGCCCTGGAGCCGGAGCGCGGTCGAGCCGGATGACTTCACGCCCGCCGCCCAGCCACGCTCGCTCGAGGGCTCGGGGCTTGATGGCGCGGCCATCGTCGGTGCAATCCATCCGCTCCCCGGGCGGCAGTGGGCGATCGTGACGACCCAGCAACGAAGCGCGGTGCTCGCGCCACTGCATCAAGCCCTGTGGCTGCTGGCCGTGGTGGCGTTCTTCCTGCTCGCGATCATCGCGGTGGTCCTGACCCTGCTCTGGCGCCGCACGCGGGAAAGCGACGCATTGCGCTGGGCCGCCCGCACCGCCGAGCAGGACCGGCTGCTGCGCGTGTTCTACGACATGCCGTTCTTCGGCATGGCGATCAGCTCGCCGGCCGACCGCCGCATTACCGATGCCAACACCCGGCTGGCCGACATGCTCGGGCACCCGGGCGGTTCGTTGGTCGGCAAGAGCTGGGACGACTTGCTGGGTGATGCCCGGTACGACGAGGAGCGCCAGGCCACGATCGACCTGATCGAGGGACGCGTCGATCACTGCACGCAGGAATACGCGGTCAACCGCCCCGACGGCACGACCGCGCATCTGCGATTCGACACCCGCCTGACCCGCTCGGAAGACGGCCAGGCAGAACGCCTGGTGTCGATCGCCGAGGACGTCACGCGCGAGCGCGAGGCCTACCGCGCCCTGGAGCACCAGAAGGACCTCTACGACCTGCTCTCGCAGACCAACCAGGCGATTACCCGCTGCCGCACCGCCGACGAGCTGTTCGAGACGGCCTGCCGGGTGGCGGTCGAACACGGCCATCTCGCCTTTGCCTGGATCGGACTGATCGATGCGGAGACGGGGGCCGTCAATCCGGTGGCCCGGTTCGGCGACGAAGTCGGTTACGTCGACAACATCGAAGTGAGCGTCCATGCGCACGAACCGGCCGGTCAGGGACCGGTCGGCCGGGCGATTCGCGCCAACGAGCTGGTCGTGGTCAACCATTTCCAGACCTCGCTGGCGACCGGCGTATGGCATGAGCAGGCGATCGAGGCCGGCGTCGATGCCGTGGCGGCCTTCCCCATCACTCGAGACGGCAAGGTAATCGGCGCGATGGCGCTTTATGCCTCGGTCAACGACTTTTTCGATGCGGCCATCTGCAACACGGTCGGGGAACTGGCCACCGACATTTCCTTTGCCCTGGACTATTTCGACCGACTCGAAGACCTCGAACGTGCGAAGGAGGCGGTCGCGGCGAGTCCTGCCGTCCTGTTCCGCTGGCTGCCCGAAGATGGCTGGCCGGCCGCCTACGTCTCCGACAACATCAAGCGCTGGGGCTACACCACGGCGCAGTGGCTCGAACGCGAGATCCGCTTTGCGGACATCGTCCATCCGGACGACCTGCGCAGCATGAACGCCGAGATCGACGAGTATCTGACCAATGGCCACCAGCAGTATCGCCAGGAATACCGACTGCGCATGGGCGACGGCGACTACCGCTGGTTCGAGGACCTGACCCTGGTCAGGCGGGACACCGACGGCACCATTCTCTGGTTCGACGGCGTGGTCACCGACATCCACGACCGTCACGAGATCGAGCAGCACGAACGCCTGATGGCCAAGGTGATCGAGAACACCCGCGAAGGGGTGCTGATCACCGACCGCGACCAGGTCATCATCGAGGTCAACCCGGCCTTCACCGAACTGACCGGCTTTGCCGCCGAGGACGTCATCGGCAAGAGCCCCGACCTGCTCGCCTCCGGACAGCACGATCCCAGCTTCTACCGCGACATGTGGGAGACACTGGAACGCGACGGCCACTGGCAGGGCGAGATCTGGAACCGGCGCAAGAACGGCGAGACCTTCCCCGAGATCCTGAGCATCAGCACGGTCACCGACCGTGAAGGCAACATCAGCCACTACGTCGGGCTGTTCGTCGATATCAGCCGCCAGAAAGAGAACGAGTCCAAGCTCGACTTCCTCGCCCATCACGATCCGCTCACCGGTCTGCCCAACCGCCTGCTGATGATGGCGCGCCTGGAACAGCTGATCGACGTCGCGCGCCGGGAGGACGGCGAGATCGCCGTGCTGATGATCGACCTCGACCGATTCAAGGACGTCAATGACAGCCTCGGTCATGCCGTTGGCGACCAGCTGCTGGTCAAGGTCAGCGACCGGCTGCGCGATCGCTTCGACCAGGCCGACACCATTGCGCGCCTCGGGGGGGACGAGTTCGCCATGGCGATCACCGGCATCGACAACACCGCGGCCGTCGGCGAGCTGGCCGACACCGTGATCAATGCCCTGGGCGAACCCTGGGAGCTGGCCAAGGGGCAACAGGTGCGGGTACTCGCCTCGGTGGGCATTTCGCTGTATCCGCACAATGCCGCCTCGCCACTCGGCCTGGTGCAGCAGGCGGACACCGCCCTCTACCGGGCCAAGGACGAGGGGCGCGGCACGTTCCGCTTCTTCTCCGACGAGATGACCGACGCCGCGCGCGACCGCGTCGCGCTGGAACTGCAACTGCGCCAGGCAATCGACAACGACGAGCTGCGACTGGTGTTCCAGCCCCAGACCCGGCTCGGCGACAACGGTCTGCATGGCGCCGAGGTGCTGGTGCGCTGGCAACACCCCGTCGACGGCCTGATCTCGCCGGACCGCTTCATTCCGGTGGCCGAGACCACCGGCCTGATCTGGCCGCTGGGCGAATGGGTGCTGCGCGAGGCCTGCCGGCAAGGCAAGACCTGGCTGGACGCGGGCCACGAATTCGGCCGGTTGGCGGTCAACCTCTCTCCGCACCAGTTGCGCCACGGCGAGATCGATCGGCTGGTCGAACGCGTGCTCGGCGAAACCGGCTTTCCGGCCGAGCGATTGGAACTAGAGCTGACCGAGAGCGCGATCGTGCGCCGCGAGTCCGAGGCGCGCGACCTGCTCAACCGGCTGCGCGCAATGGGCGTGCACGTCGCGCTGGATGACTTCGGCACGGGCTACTCGTCACTGGGCCAACTGCGCGAGTTCGCCATCGACGTGCTCAAGATCGACAAGCGCTTCATCGACCTGATCGAGGAGCCCAGCGATCGCGGCCAGATCGCGCGGGTGATCATCGACCTGGGCCACACCCTCGGGCTGAAGGTGCTCGCCGAGGGCGTCGAGCGTGGCAGCCAGCTCGAATTCCTGCGCCAATATCACTGCGACATCTACCAGGGCTACCTGGAAAGCCAGCCGCTATCGGAAGACCAGTTCGCCCAACGCTACCTCCACCACGGCTAG
- a CDS encoding amidohydrolase family protein, whose amino-acid sequence MPIATTSDAKRSATLSDGLIACLVLLWAIPGQAATPLFDAHLHYNAEQRAVIDPQAILETLEANGIEHAVVTSRPPENARLLGELAPDRIVPFLGVYRAKADKETWMHRPDLPARVETWLDQGDYRGLGELHIFGEDRDSPVLKRLVEIAAERELVLMIHGDLAIIDRIFEIAPQVDVLWAHLGDQPDPTILRAALARHPEHLFIDTSVRDERFLDNDGQLLAEWRALFVDHPNRFVVGVDTYSLARWQRFGDAADTIRQWLDQLPDSVARRLARENARELLLDPLLLGNPEP is encoded by the coding sequence ATGCCGATAGCGACGACGAGTGATGCAAAACGTTCGGCCACACTGTCAGACGGCCTGATCGCCTGCCTGGTCTTGCTCTGGGCGATCCCCGGCCAGGCGGCCACGCCCCTGTTCGACGCCCACCTGCACTACAATGCCGAACAGCGCGCCGTCATCGATCCCCAGGCCATCCTCGAGACACTCGAGGCCAACGGCATCGAGCATGCCGTGGTCACCAGCCGCCCGCCGGAGAACGCCCGCCTGCTGGGCGAGCTTGCCCCCGATCGCATCGTGCCGTTTTTGGGCGTCTATCGCGCCAAGGCGGACAAGGAAACCTGGATGCACCGGCCCGACCTGCCCGCGCGGGTGGAAACGTGGCTGGACCAGGGCGACTATCGCGGCCTGGGCGAACTGCACATCTTCGGTGAGGACCGCGACAGCCCCGTGCTCAAGCGGCTGGTGGAGATCGCCGCCGAGCGCGAGCTGGTGCTGATGATCCACGGCGATCTCGCCATCATCGACCGCATCTTCGAGATCGCCCCGCAGGTCGACGTGCTCTGGGCACACCTGGGCGATCAACCCGACCCGACCATCCTGCGCGCCGCCCTGGCGCGCCATCCCGAACACCTGTTCATCGACACCTCGGTGCGCGACGAGCGCTTCCTGGATAACGACGGTCAGCTGTTGGCCGAGTGGCGGGCCCTGTTCGTCGATCACCCCAACCGCTTCGTCGTCGGCGTGGATACCTACAGCCTCGCCCGCTGGCAGCGGTTCGGCGACGCCGCCGACACCATCCGCCAGTGGCTGGATCAGCTGCCCGATTCGGTCGCCCGCCGTCTGGCACGTGAAAACGCCCGCGAACTGCTGCTCGACCCACTGCTGCTGGGCAATCCCGAGCCATAG
- a CDS encoding ABC transporter ATP-binding protein, giving the protein MSERLSLVDLTVRFGRTTAVEGVNLKLPTGVIGCLLGPSGCGKTSILRTVAGFESPSAGVVRLHGNTVAGAGWGHPPEQRRVGMIFQDLALFPHLTVADNIGFGLPKKPADKRQKRIDELLELVGLPGMGKRYPHHMSGGQQQRVAIARALAPKPEILLLDEPFSSLDVELRETLPRELRDILREAETTALLVTHDQTEAFAMADIVGVMQAGRLHQWDTAYNLYHRPETPFVADFIGQGTRIAGTMVGPGRVKTELGLLEGQVSHEYPPGTEVDVLVRPDDVIIDADGPGVAEIEERVFRGANFLYTLALPGGTRLLSLAPSHDHYAPGVRVNLRPAFTHLVLFPRGGGFRHADSDDE; this is encoded by the coding sequence ATGAGTGAACGCCTCAGCCTGGTGGACCTGACCGTGCGCTTCGGCCGCACCACGGCGGTCGAGGGCGTCAACCTCAAGCTGCCGACCGGCGTGATCGGCTGCCTCTTAGGCCCGTCCGGCTGCGGCAAGACCTCGATCCTGCGCACGGTCGCCGGGTTCGAGTCACCGTCGGCCGGCGTGGTGCGCCTGCACGGCAACACGGTGGCCGGGGCCGGCTGGGGCCACCCGCCCGAGCAGCGCCGGGTGGGCATGATCTTCCAGGACCTGGCCCTGTTCCCGCACCTGACCGTGGCCGACAACATCGGCTTCGGCCTGCCGAAAAAACCCGCCGACAAGCGCCAGAAACGCATCGACGAATTGCTGGAGCTGGTCGGGCTGCCGGGCATGGGCAAGCGCTATCCGCACCACATGTCCGGCGGGCAGCAGCAGCGCGTGGCGATCGCCCGCGCACTCGCACCGAAGCCCGAGATCCTGCTGCTCGACGAGCCGTTTTCCAGCCTGGATGTCGAGCTGCGCGAGACCCTGCCGCGCGAGCTGCGCGACATCCTGCGCGAGGCGGAGACCACCGCCCTGCTGGTCACCCACGACCAGACGGAGGCCTTCGCCATGGCCGACATCGTCGGCGTGATGCAGGCCGGGCGCCTGCACCAGTGGGATACCGCCTACAATCTCTATCACCGCCCGGAGACGCCGTTCGTCGCCGATTTCATCGGCCAGGGCACGCGCATCGCCGGCACCATGGTCGGTCCCGGACGCGTCAAGACCGAACTGGGGCTGCTGGAAGGCCAGGTCTCGCACGAGTACCCGCCGGGCACCGAGGTCGACGTGCTGGTGCGTCCGGATGATGTGATCATCGATGCGGATGGGCCCGGGGTGGCGGAGATCGAAGAGCGCGTCTTCCGCGGCGCGAACTTCCTCTACACCCTCGCCCTGCCCGGCGGCACCCGCCTGCTGAGCCTGGCGCCCAGCCACGACCACTACGCTCCGGGTGTGCGCGTCAACCTGCGCCCGGCCTTCACCCACCTGGTGCTGTTCCCGCGCGGAGGAGGCTTCCGCCATGCCGATAGCGACGACGAGTGA
- a CDS encoding ABC transporter permease, translating into MAVSQDAQPHVLIDKPAVPKGAGGLSAWKGAMILITALLAVPLAVIVASVFWPDKSTWSHLADTVLADYVINSALLAIGVGFGTFILGTGTAWLLSVCEFPGRRIFEWALLLPLAMPAYIIAYTYTGLLDVAGPVQSGLRALTGWSVGDYPFPEIRSLGGAIVMLTLVLYPYVYMLTRAAFLEQSASALNVARSLGLNPWQMFRRVALPLARPSIVAGLSLAIMETLADYGTVQYFGIPTLTTGIFRTWFGLNDTIAAAQLSALLLTFIFTVIIIERLSRRQARYHHHGNWQARPSFQLRRGTAALAFLACALPLALGFLVPSAQLLAWSLEVAPTRNLAEFAILVSRSVGLAGLTAILALLLALFLAYGHRLMPGRLTFTINRIAGMGYAVPGTVIAVGVIIPFAAFDNTLDSWMREQFGMSTGLLLSGTVAALVFAYLVRFLAVSLNTVEAGLGRIRPSMDDAARSMGATAGRTLWRVHIPLIRGSLLTAALLVFVDVLKELPATLVLRPFDFNTLAVRAFELASDERLRDAALPALAIVAAGLIPVILVSRSITRARGHEGISSRDPIDE; encoded by the coding sequence ATGGCAGTAAGCCAGGACGCACAGCCCCACGTCCTGATCGACAAGCCGGCCGTCCCGAAAGGGGCGGGCGGCTTGTCTGCGTGGAAGGGGGCCATGATTCTGATCACCGCGCTGCTGGCCGTGCCGCTCGCGGTGATCGTCGCGTCCGTGTTCTGGCCGGACAAGTCGACCTGGTCGCACCTGGCCGACACGGTGCTTGCCGACTACGTCATCAATTCCGCCCTGCTGGCGATTGGTGTCGGGTTCGGCACCTTCATCCTCGGCACCGGCACGGCCTGGCTGTTGTCGGTGTGCGAATTCCCCGGCCGGCGGATCTTCGAGTGGGCACTGCTGCTGCCACTGGCGATGCCGGCCTACATCATCGCCTACACCTACACCGGCCTGCTGGACGTGGCCGGGCCGGTCCAATCGGGCCTGCGCGCGCTGACCGGCTGGTCGGTGGGCGATTACCCGTTCCCGGAGATCCGCTCGCTGGGCGGCGCCATCGTGATGCTCACGCTGGTGCTCTACCCCTACGTCTACATGCTCACGCGGGCGGCCTTCCTCGAGCAGTCGGCCAGTGCATTGAACGTGGCCCGCTCGCTGGGTCTGAACCCCTGGCAGATGTTCCGCCGCGTCGCCCTGCCGCTGGCGCGGCCGTCGATCGTCGCCGGGCTGTCGCTGGCGATCATGGAGACGCTGGCCGACTACGGCACGGTGCAGTACTTCGGCATCCCGACGCTGACCACCGGCATCTTCCGCACCTGGTTCGGGCTCAACGACACCATCGCCGCGGCGCAACTCTCGGCCCTGCTGCTGACCTTCATCTTCACGGTGATCATCATCGAGCGGCTCTCGCGGCGCCAGGCACGCTATCACCATCACGGCAACTGGCAGGCCCGACCGTCGTTCCAGTTGCGACGGGGCACGGCGGCGCTGGCGTTTCTTGCCTGCGCCCTGCCGCTGGCGCTGGGCTTTCTGGTGCCCTCGGCCCAGCTGCTGGCCTGGAGCCTGGAAGTGGCCCCCACCCGCAATTTGGCCGAGTTCGCGATACTGGTAAGCCGGTCGGTGGGCCTGGCCGGGCTGACCGCGATCCTTGCCCTGCTACTGGCGCTGTTCCTCGCCTATGGCCACCGGCTGATGCCGGGCCGGCTGACGTTCACCATCAACCGCATCGCCGGCATGGGCTACGCCGTGCCCGGCACGGTGATCGCCGTGGGCGTGATCATCCCGTTCGCCGCCTTCGACAACACGCTGGATAGCTGGATGCGCGAGCAGTTCGGCATGTCCACCGGCCTGCTGCTGTCGGGGACGGTCGCCGCGTTGGTGTTCGCCTACCTGGTGCGCTTTCTCGCGGTGAGTCTCAACACGGTCGAGGCGGGCCTGGGGCGCATCCGGCCGAGCATGGACGACGCGGCGCGCTCGATGGGCGCGACTGCCGGGCGCACGCTGTGGCGGGTGCATATCCCGCTGATTCGTGGCAGTCTTCTCACCGCCGCGCTGCTGGTGTTCGTCGACGTGCTCAAGGAGCTGCCGGCCACGCTGGTGCTGCGGCCATTCGACTTCAATACGCTGGCGGTCAGGGCATTCGAACTGGCCTCCGACGAGCGACTGCGCGACGCCGCGCTGCCGGCCCTGGCGATCGTGGCCGCCGGCCTGATCCCGGTGATCCTGGTCAGTCGTTCGATTACCCGCGCGAGAGGACATGAAGGCATTTCCAGCCGTGACCCGATCGATGAATAA
- a CDS encoding Fe(3+) ABC transporter substrate-binding protein: MSRFIRFAALALTASGLTLAGCSDNGDQAADTGAEQATTTINVYSARKEDLIAPLLDRFTDETGIEVQLLTAKAGALLSRLESEGRNTPADLLITVDAGNLQRAKESGVFQAIDSATLSDRIPANLRDVDNQWFGLSQRARVIFTHNERVEDGAITSYADLADPKFKGRICIRSSDNVYNQSLVASLIAEHGEQWTEKWATGLVENMARKPQGGDRDQIRAVAAGECDIAVANTYYYGAMQNGSDTDREAADAVRLVWPNQDDRGAHVNVSGAGMVAASDKTEAVTQLLEFLTTESSQEWYAQVNNEFPVRPGVPAAETLAQWGEFKADDLNLSKLGELNPAAVKLMDRAGWQ; the protein is encoded by the coding sequence ATGTCCCGGTTCATTCGATTTGCCGCCTTGGCGCTCACCGCCTCGGGCCTCACCCTCGCCGGGTGCAGCGACAATGGCGACCAGGCTGCCGACACCGGCGCCGAGCAGGCCACCACCACGATCAACGTCTACTCCGCCCGCAAGGAAGACCTGATCGCCCCGCTGCTGGATCGTTTCACCGACGAGACGGGCATCGAGGTCCAGTTGCTGACCGCCAAGGCCGGCGCCCTGCTCTCCCGGCTGGAAAGCGAAGGCCGCAACACCCCGGCCGACCTGCTGATCACCGTCGATGCCGGCAACCTGCAGCGCGCCAAGGAATCGGGCGTGTTCCAGGCGATCGACTCGGCGACGCTGAGCGATCGCATCCCGGCCAACCTGCGTGATGTCGACAACCAGTGGTTCGGCCTGTCGCAGCGTGCCCGCGTGATCTTCACGCACAACGAGCGTGTCGAGGACGGCGCGATCACCAGCTACGCCGATCTCGCCGACCCGAAGTTCAAGGGCCGGATCTGCATCCGTTCCTCGGACAACGTCTACAACCAGTCGCTGGTCGCCTCCCTGATCGCCGAGCACGGCGAACAATGGACCGAGAAATGGGCCACGGGCCTGGTCGAGAACATGGCGCGCAAGCCGCAGGGCGGCGATCGTGACCAGATCCGTGCCGTAGCCGCCGGCGAGTGCGACATCGCCGTGGCGAACACCTACTACTACGGTGCGATGCAGAACGGCAGCGACACCGACCGCGAGGCGGCCGATGCCGTGCGGCTGGTCTGGCCGAACCAGGACGACCGCGGCGCGCACGTCAACGTCTCCGGTGCCGGCATGGTCGCGGCAAGCGACAAGACCGAGGCCGTCACCCAGCTGCTCGAGTTCCTGACCACCGAGTCCTCGCAGGAGTGGTACGCCCAGGTGAACAACGAGTTCCCGGTCCGCCCCGGCGTGCCGGCGGCCGAAACGCTGGCCCAGTGGGGCGAGTTCAAGGCCGACGATCTCAACCTGTCGAAACTGGGTGAACTCAACCCGGCCGCCGTGAAGCTCATGGACCGGGCCGGATGGCAGTAA
- a CDS encoding LysR family transcriptional regulator, with translation MDRFTAMATFTCVADVGSISGAAERLGIAKSAVSRRLRELENHLGVELVHRTTRHLALTPSGEAYYHRAARLLADLDQAEEAVTREHGELSGVLRIAAPLSFGLTHLQPAITAFMNAHPGVSFDLNLDDNEVDLVADGYDLGIRLASLPDSTLMARKLAPIRNLAAASPDYLARHGTPHHPADLADHDCLIYSNVPETRVWGYTDTQGRWQAVHGRRRLRVNNGDFLREAAIGGAGIVIEPTFLLHREIGEGRLVPILTDVPWPEIGAYAVYPQTRHLSARVRAFIDFLAQRFAGEPYWDHHLPIADKGPATR, from the coding sequence ATGGATCGCTTCACCGCCATGGCCACTTTCACCTGCGTGGCGGATGTCGGCTCGATCAGCGGCGCGGCCGAGCGCCTCGGCATTGCCAAGTCCGCCGTGAGCCGGCGCCTGCGGGAGCTGGAGAACCATCTGGGCGTGGAGCTGGTACATCGCACCACCCGCCACCTCGCGCTCACCCCGTCGGGCGAGGCGTACTACCACCGTGCCGCGCGCCTGCTCGCCGATCTGGACCAGGCGGAGGAGGCGGTCACCCGCGAGCATGGCGAGCTTTCCGGCGTGCTGCGGATCGCGGCACCGCTCTCGTTCGGCCTGACGCACCTGCAGCCGGCGATCACCGCGTTCATGAATGCCCACCCCGGAGTGAGCTTCGATCTCAATCTCGACGACAACGAGGTCGACCTGGTCGCCGACGGTTACGACCTCGGGATTCGACTGGCCAGCCTGCCGGACTCCACCCTGATGGCGCGCAAGCTCGCGCCGATCCGCAACCTCGCCGCCGCCAGCCCGGACTACCTCGCCCGCCACGGCACCCCGCACCACCCGGCGGATCTCGCCGATCACGACTGCCTGATCTACAGCAATGTTCCCGAGACGCGCGTCTGGGGCTACACCGACACCCAGGGACGCTGGCAGGCCGTGCACGGTCGGCGCCGGCTGCGGGTCAACAACGGCGATTTCTTGCGCGAGGCGGCCATCGGCGGCGCGGGCATCGTGATCGAACCGACCTTCCTGCTGCACCGCGAGATCGGCGAGGGCCGGCTGGTGCCCATCCTCACCGACGTGCCCTGGCCGGAGATCGGCGCCTACGCGGTCTATCCGCAGACCCGCCACCTCTCGGCGCGGGTGCGCGCGTTCATCGACTTTCTCGCCCAGCGCTTCGCCGGCGAGCCCTACTGGGATCACCACCTGCCGATCGCGGACAAGGGGCCGGCAACCCGCTGA
- a CDS encoding cytochrome b → MQWRNTQSGYGWTAIGFHWLVAVAVVGLFALGWWMVELTYYDPWYRQAPAIHKAVGVLLFLVLTARLLWRWLNPSPRPLGRPWERRLARLVHGLFYLLLFALMTAGYLISTADGSAIDVFGLFSVPATISDLPEQEDIAGDVHRWLAWTVMGLVALHTLAAFKHHLIDRDDTLRRMLRPGASRR, encoded by the coding sequence ATGCAGTGGCGTAACACGCAATCGGGATACGGCTGGACGGCCATCGGCTTTCACTGGCTGGTGGCCGTTGCCGTGGTGGGGCTGTTTGCCCTGGGCTGGTGGATGGTCGAGCTGACCTACTACGACCCGTGGTACCGCCAGGCCCCGGCCATCCACAAGGCCGTCGGCGTGCTGCTGTTTCTGGTGCTGACCGCGCGTCTGCTCTGGCGGTGGCTCAACCCGTCCCCCCGCCCACTCGGCCGACCGTGGGAGCGGCGGCTGGCCCGCCTGGTGCATGGCCTGTTCTACCTGCTGTTGTTCGCCCTGATGACCGCCGGCTACCTGATCTCCACCGCCGACGGCAGTGCGATCGACGTGTTCGGGCTGTTCTCGGTACCCGCCACCATCAGCGACCTGCCGGAACAGGAAGACATCGCCGGCGATGTTCACCGCTGGCTGGCCTGGACGGTGATGGGACTGGTCGCGCTGCACACGCTGGCGGCCTTCAAACACCACCTGATCGACCGGGATGACACCCTGCGCCGGATGCTCCGGCCCGGGGCGTCCCGGCGCTGA